GCTCCAGAGTTGTTGTACAACAACATTGGAGGAGTTTCACACAAAGCCGATATTTATAGTTTTGGGATATTGTTGATGGAAATGACAAGTAAGAGACGGAACCTAAATGCCTATGCAGATCACACAAGCCAAATTTACTTCCCTTCATGGGTTTATGTCCAGCTCAACAAAGGGAAAGGGATAGAAATGGAAGATGCCAACGAAGAGGAAAAGGTGCTAGTGAACAAGATGATGTTGGTAGCTTTGTGGTGCATTCAAATGAAGCCCATTGATCGTCCGTCGATGAGTAAGGTTGTGGAGATGCTTGAAGGGTGTGTTGAACTCATACCTATGCCTCCCAAGCCCTCACTTTGCCCACAAGAAATGTCAAATTAATATCACGAAATCAACACAACACTTAAAAGGTAAGCACTTGTTATTGAATAAATAGTTAATGGTCATCACTATAAACATTTGAATTCATGTATGCCAATGCCCGCCATCTTCCAAGGCATGGGTGAGCTTAGAGACTTGGTTTCTTGGAGCACGCCATCTTCCAAGTATAAACATTtgtaagttataattttttttcttactaaAATTAGAGCAAATTATAGTACCATCCATGtaccaaataaattaatcataataaaactatATTTTTCTACCACCCAAATCCTTATTGTCGGAAGCCTACTCATAAAAAGGTTACTTGATGATATCCACACAATTAATTTCATGCATGGCAGAATATATGGACTTGTCTTCTATGAATAATTGTTTAGATTAAGcaatttatttgtttcttcttctttgcaaaAAACACAACTAATTTCAAAGATTCTCTATTGCAAACTAGATTAGTTTCCAAACCAAAGAGCACAATTACACATTCTCATTATTGTTTCTTCATGTCAATTAGTTTCATAAACAATTTTTGAAAggtaaatttttttgtattttattgaaTAGctctttaaatttctttaaaaaactTACAACACCTGTCTGTTACTAATAGTATTAAATTAACTTAGTACGCACTCTCTAGATTTTGGCATTTTAGCTTGAATAGCCattgaactttatttttttaccaaattgattcttaaatttttttcaaaatttccaataCATCCTTTCACAAAAAAGGATGttaatcaaactaattaaattatgttaaaattattctttatttttatttaatttagtttaattaaggTTGTTTCTTTTGATTGAAGTATCTtggttatttttgaaaaagttcaAAGAccaatttgacaaaaaaataataataataattagactTCCAATCAAAGTTTCAAAAGTTCAGGAAATATTTAGGGCAGAAATCTAAAGATTAAGAATattcaatcaatttatttaatctcGTTAATAATATAGATGTTTCAAAactaatttgagaaaatttagagATCTACTTGATAAAAATGTTTACATCAAATACTCAAAAATTAAGAGTTGTATTATAAGTCTTGTTCAACCaatttgctcatattaattaagttttgatgattaacaaaaattgttagaacgggagatgctatggcacacaccaagagggggggtgaattggttattttaaaaacttaattgatagaacttgaaaaacttttaatacaggttgaagttttaaagatttaaaacgtgaagcatataaaatgacaaatgtgaatcaagtgaggaatgcttggaaagataaagatgatttaaagaacacaagcatacaagaacaccaagatttatagtggttcggcttaacccaagtctaatccactaccttagctcctcactaaggatttttcaaaccatccactaaaaccccctacttaaaccaagtaggtcctctagtccgagactagaaattacaaaacctcccactcaaatgggccctctagctatccaagctaggaaaataagaaatatatagttggagagaatctaagagatgaatctcttagttacaatgtctctcaaaaataatacaaggcttaaatgaatgtaaacaaattaagatcacagccttgaagagagaaaattgaagcacagtgaatgtaaatagaaacgagtgtaaaatgtaatctcaattcaattcgttcccgtccattagccttctcttgatcatctatgacatgtatatataagtgtcccacgaagttgaagagaaatatagccgtttggagccgttgggatttgaaaaaaatagccgttggaactttctgcaaaaagaaatagtcgacagaagaaatatatagttgactatttttacaactaaagcaagaaatagtcgacagacaaaacgaatagtcgactattttataacacaaaatttcaatagtcgacagacacattccaatagtcgacagatgctgagatatgaagaaatttttgaaacttatgaacaaaaatagtcgacagatcaaaaggcatagtcgactatttttactcgatagtcgacagatgctaaaatagtcgacagatgcttaaatagtcgacagaacataaaaaatagtcgactattttgaagcatagtcgacagaatgatcctgatagtcgactattctatagaaaatcttgaattttcaatacatccttattcgattcttttaaaacctcattttgattatcttgaaagcaagttgagattatcaaaagtatattttgaaacaaatcactctcaacaagcaagtttttcaaatcactctcaaccatactcaatatttcttctataagttttcatatcttgcttcaaagcttatatactaaaaattcattttctcattcatataatccacatgatagaaattgatttttatatagacattcatcaaaactatttcattactaagagatattagatatcaaaatactaggagatagttttctaaaatgaacactttctaaaatgaacacactttcaaaaacatgttctagttggtcttttgccttagaattattttgaccaacgatttcaaggagattatttttaagactaaaaacttgactttgcaaatctctaactaaaatagaaaatcataaatctttttggttttcattttaacaatgcacttgaaatttattttgttgaaaaccaccaccttgattcatgacttagggatttaataacatatgtttttcatcatcaaaactaagcacaagggtagaacatcaaaaatattttataatataaatgtattctctttctcatacaaaaagtaaatttattttgaattaaagaaaattatttttagatatattttctcttactcatgtaaaaagtaaatttattttaaattaaaagagattgtttttagacattttttcttattttaatcatttatatctcaaaagcttattattaaattttcaaatattgatttctcatgcaaaaagtaaatttattttaaattaaaggtgagacatattttcttcttgttttagaaagactaaacattttttgaatttcaaacttcatattaaccctttttTTAATGGCTAATATGTTtggaaaatgtatatatatagggtaaatATGAAGACTCaagtagaacaaacttgatagagcattcaatcAAGAGTGAGAAGGTTTGAAGTATTGGAAGTGTGCTGattggtggaattctcaaccgttggtgacttgtttgtaattgtctttGATTGTAAATTTGTTACTTTTACTCGCTTGTTATGTGAGGggattatatttgttaatagtATGCTAGCGGTTCTTGCTTAAGTAAGGGATTGTATGCTGGttctagttccaattaaaaGATAGTGTTGATTCTCTCTATTAGAAGCTCAAACTAAGTTTTGAGAGCCTCAAGCTAActcttgagagagaggattagCCTCTTTAGAGCCGAACCTTTATGCatttgtaagcacccctgcccggatatccccaaacACCCGAACTACCCGAGTGGGGGCACCTACGGAAgggaaagaatgagacacaagacaaaactaccctggcatgcatacaaaaaaaataagaacagcggaaacgaagctaaacacatgcatgcactacgggtgcCCTGctatcacagcggtcacatgataaataaataaacattgactcatgtgccaacatacacgagactcgagaaacgacctggcacagtaaaaatgatagagtaaaccctactcaaccatcagagttgacagggattgacgggactgcctgtacaccacaccgactctgtcgctaaaagatgactcccttgccatggcccacgctgccattacttggaatgatggaaaaacaaggtgagtcaaaagactcagcaagtataagaaaagaaaggctgaagacTACACAAAACTAGaaatctctccccagaataaacccacaggcacacacaagtcatgagacgctacaacacaatagcatagcataataaaagcacatactggtccttaggacccacataagacacctggcacccaagtcccataccaacctatcACTGCCCTGGatggtaacaaatacctccagcaaatCTGtgcgccatcccgggtcggtactcccgtcacccgtctatgtcggtactcccgacacccgtttccctgtcggtactcccgacagccgagccataggctccctcggaatggtactcccgtccgagaactaaatactaccggtaaccatgtaatgcacatagcaatgcaatggcgtagtgagcatcaacgtgatacaccgacgcccatacatccaggcatcaggccatgctccgcccacatagtaaaccacacgcgatgtgTATgctcgtgctggatgcaacctaaccaaactagcatgtccgtgtccaagcatactcaatacatgaatatcccaatatgcaacccgtacccatgtgcatatcaaatcatggacagcaatataataaatctaaacgtgcagtgaATCGCATACTAGTAGAGCTAGTCAGcggtgcccggcaccggtcaacggccactgactaggagtgtccacccgacggtccactttgATATGCAGTGAATCTCAGCGAGCATCCCGAAGGCGATTTTGATCGAGTCTTATAGGGTTATCGGCGCGAGGATGCAGGCAAGCAAACATGAGCGCGGGGGCGTGCATTAGGCACCCCCAGGGACTTCTCTCGGGGGTGTGCAATAACCCCGAGAAAGGTCTCTCAGGGGTATGAAAGTACCCCCGAGAGACATTTCTCGGGGGTAGAGGCTCTCATTTTCTTTGGGGCCACGCTATTGCGTGGCAATAGAAAGGGGGAAGCAGCCATGTGGCCATTGTGTGGCCGCTTCATGCAGCTTGGAGGCCCCTCTTCTGGGCTGCACGAAGCAACGAGGCATGGGGTCCCCCCTCTTAGCTGCATGAAGCAGCCAGGCCTCCCACGTGGTGGCCTGTCACATGGCATTTCTTTTTCTCGgacctttttattattttagtggGCATAACAATTATCAAAATAgtgttttataattaatgtgaattgttaaaaaattaaaattaaaaatagtgtcttattttctaaattcatgttcaaaaatagattatAAAAAGActagaaataattattagtggaattacaataattccacatagataattaaaaattaccaaaatatattttcataatagataataaaatataaaattaaataaaataatttaaaaaattgatgaaagaaatttatattagataataaaatatatatatatatggagagaaatttaaattttaaaaattggtgaaaggaataatgttatttaaattttaaaaattatcaaatgacaatttaaaaatgtattaaatgacattaattataaaagttaaataaataagtttttttaaaatcaatcttattgtaaaaataagatttaataaatttaaattttaaaaatatatcaaatgacattaattatcctaCAAAAGACATATGGGTAATTTAGACTTATTTATAAAATGTCAGATAGATTTTTCTGTAAAAAGTCAGATAAGAAGTTATATGaggattttttcaaaaaaaatcaaataaatttgtaaaaaatgacaaatattcaaaatgttTTCGATATCTAATCTTTTCCATTCTAAATCTAGTGCTTCTCTACTTAATAAAATAGATTatataatactaaatataagaattcatttaaaagaattctatataaaattattttatgaatacaTGTCacaattcaaattcattctCATTTATTCCAAATACAGTgtaaagatattaaaaaaaaccaaGTAAATTAAAGTTCAAGAATAATCAATAGCATTTTGAGAATCGAATCAAATTGTAGATCAGACCAGTTGAATTGAGAACCGCCAAGAAATtggtttaatttatggtaaaaaattatttattgaaaaaatgattaatttttttacgaGAATCATGTTTAAACTAATGAATCGATCCGAGTTTTTTTgagtagatcaaaattttttaattttaattttatcttttattttatgtattaaaaatataataataatttgaaacatttaaaatgagttaatttatattattaactttttgctttttattcttaatttaaatatttaatcatGTATTTTAGTCTACTCTCTTCATaagtttatattaatattattataaaattattttaagtgtaaaataattaatattacttatgCACTTctaaatgtattaattattatgtaataaattttatttttaaaaattttatattaaatatttttattctactttattaaaaaaaaatcaattgaacCTCATTGCtgctattaattattaaacagTGAATTTCTCTCCGCTGACTTGTTTCTCGATCCAATTCTCCCAACACTCATATTCGGTATATTAGTATATTTTTTCCCTAGCGCATGGTACGAGGTCTAAATCCGGCGTTCGATACTGTTAAACCCGACAGGTGTCTTCCGGGTCCCCCACGCTTCACCGGACGGGTCAAACATTTTGGTACGCCAAAAGCAAAAGATCCCCTCTCTCAATGTCAAGCAGCCACGTAACCGCTTCTAGGTGCACCGGGGCCCACTTTCCCGCCAAACCAAATCACTTAACCCAAGATCCGAGCGCCACGTTTCCGCCCCACCAATTCCAGCCGCACACGTCTCCCGGCGAAGATCCATCTCACGATGCGGTTTCCCGTGCGCCCCTCCCACGTGGCATACATCCACTGGATCCGGCCCACCTTAAAGgccttttccattttcatgcCGGCCCTCCCTTCTTCTGCAATTTTATTTGAATCATCATCGCTCATCGCATTCCCCAGATCATCATATGGTATTGGTATTGCGCTTCTTCCACTTTTCTATCTCATGACGACCGGCCTGAGGCGTGATCCGCCGTCCGCGGCTGTCGGCGCTTTGCGTGGAATAGCGCTGTCTCGTTCCGGCGTGATGTGTCGGTACAGCGTGAGACGAGCGCAGGCTCGCCGGAAAAGGTTGGAGATCCGGCGGCTAGAGCTTTCGAGTCAGGTCGCCGGCGGTGGCGGCAAAGTTATATCCAGTGAGAAGTACTCCAAGAATACGGAATCTGAGAGCAGAAAGAGAGATTCCGACCTCTCTGAAAGCAAGAACAGTGCGGAGAAGCGAGTTTCAGAGCTGTCTTTGTCGTACTCGTCATCGTCGGAGACCGACGTCGTTTTTCCTCGGATTGAAGCGATGAAGAGTTGGCGGAGTATCACGTGCTTACCGCACGGATCGGTATCGATGATCGGGCGGAGAAGTGAAATGGAGGACGCTGTGAGAGTGGAGCCAGGGTTTCTTGCCAGTCATTCAAGAGTGTATGACTTCTTTGGCGTGTACGACGGTCACGGAGGCTCGCGTGTGGCGCAAGCCTGCCGCGACCGGTTGCACCGGCTACTGAAGGAGGAGATTGAGGAGATAGGAACATTCGAATCGACGTCGTTAGTGGATTGGGAGAAGGTGATGGTGGCGTGTTTTGAGAAGATGGATGAGGAAGTCAATGATAATAGGAAGGGCAGTACGGCCTTGTCGGAAACGATAGGTTCCACGGCGGTGGTGGCGGTGGTAGGAGCGGAGGTGGTGGTAGTTGCCAATTGCGGCGACTCAAGAGCTGTTCTATCCCGAGAAGGCGTCGCCGTGTCCATGTCTAATGATCATAAGgtaatttgttatattttggatGGCAAATGTCTATTAAAACTTCCATCTTTTATTGACTTCGTGCTGTAATTATATCACACTGTAAATTACCCTTTATTCATAAATCATTACTTTTTGtggctttgttttttttttttctttcttatttattatgtttGGAGGATTATTCAAGAAGTATCTGAAAACAAGCTGAAATTGTGCTTGCAAAACCTGAATCTGAAGTGAGAGAAATTTTCCTGGCACTCATCATATTCAAAAACCTCATTCTTTGTCATCGCCTGAAATGAataaggaaaaaagagaaatttgtGGCAGATTCAGTTTTAAAAAATGGCACTTGCACACAAGATGTTCCACTTTTTTATCACGATTTTATGCTATGTTTGAAACTTgcggaagagagagagaaaagtagAAAGTAAAATCACGAGGCATTGAATTTGATGAATGAGATGCTTGAGCAAACAAGTCTGGgtgacaataaaaataaaaataaaaaagtttttttctttgaattagaagggctttttttcttttttaccaaaACTAAAAGTGTACTACAAAA
This genomic stretch from Diospyros lotus cultivar Yz01 chromosome 1, ASM1463336v1, whole genome shotgun sequence harbors:
- the LOC127790886 gene encoding protein phosphatase 2C 51-like isoform X2, which produces MRFPVRPSHVAYIHWIRPTLKAFSIFMPALPSSAILFESSSLIAFPRSSYGIGIALLPLFYLMTTGLRRDPPSAAVGALRGIALSRSGVMCRYSVRRAQARRKRLEIRRLELSSQVAGGGGKVISSEKYSKNTESESRKRDSDLSESKNSAEKRVSELSLSYSSSSETDVVFPRIEAMKSWRSITCLPHGSVSMIGRRSEMEDAVRVEPGFLASHSRVYDFFGVYDGHGGSRVAQACRDRLHRLLKEEIEEIGTFESTSLVDWEKVMVACFEKMDEEVNDNRKGSTALSETIGSTAVVAVVGAEVVVVANCGDSRAVLSREGVAVSMSNDHKPDRPDELERIEGAGGRVINWNGHRVLGVLATSRSIGQLFPLELPYQVLAWNCHFPRS
- the LOC127790886 gene encoding protein phosphatase 2C 51-like isoform X1, producing MRFPVRPSHVAYIHWIRPTLKAFSIFMPALPSSAILFESSSLIAFPRSSYGIGIALLPLFYLMTTGLRRDPPSAAVGALRGIALSRSGVMCRYSVRRAQARRKRLEIRRLELSSQVAGGGGKVISSEKYSKNTESESRKRDSDLSESKNSAEKRVSELSLSYSSSSETDVVFPRIEAMKSWRSITCLPHGSVSMIGRRSEMEDAVRVEPGFLASHSRVYDFFGVYDGHGGSRVAQACRDRLHRLLKEEIEEIGTFESTSLVDWEKVMVACFEKMDEEVNDNRKGSTALSETIGSTAVVAVVGAEVVVVANCGDSRAVLSREGVAVSMSNDHKPDRPDELERIEGAGGRVINWNGHRVLGVLATSRSIGDHYLKPFVIPKPDVAVSKRTNRDEFLILASDGLWDVVSNEVACHVVRQCLYGKMKRSSLVIANGSKLSKFVKDSRAADAAAILAEMALARGSEDNISVVVVNLNE